From the bacterium genome, the window CGTCTCGACGGTCGCGTAGGCGGTCAGCACGATCACCTGGGTCCACGGATTTTTCCGCACGGCGGCGCGCAGCACCTTCAACCCGTCGTCGGGCTGCGTCATCCGCAGGTCGGTCAGAACGAGGTCGTACGCGTTCGCCGCGATCGCGGCTTCCGCCTCGGCGAAGGAAGAGGCCGTGTCGACCTCGAATCCCTCTTTCTTGAAGAAAAGCTCGAGAACCTGCCGAAGGCTCTGCTCGTCGTCGACGACGAGAACGTACTCCATCAAGCGACCTCCTTGGTGAACCGGTCGGTGTCCTCACGGAAAACGGATCGCAAAGTACACATGGCGTCCGTCACCTCTTCGCGGGTCTTTTCGATGGGCCCTTCGCCGCCTTCTCGGACAATAACTCCAAGGCGCTTTCGAGCGTGATCGATTCGAGCGCGACACCTTTCGGCACCGTGGCATTGACGGCGCCGTCGGTGATGTAGGGTCCGTATCGGCCATCGAATACCTTGATGACCACCCCGGCCGGATTCGTGCCCAACTCCTTGAGCGGGGCCGCCTTTGCGGCGCCGAACGGACGCTTCCGGGCACGTTTCGGTTGCCGAAGCAACTCCACGGCTTCATCGAGGGTGATCGCGAACACCCGCTCCTCGGATTCCAGCGACCGGAAGTCGTCCCCATGCTTCACGTAGGGGCCAAAGCGGCCGAAATTCGATTCGACCGGTACGGCGTCATCCGGGTGCAGTCCGATCTGCCGCGGCAGCGACAATAAACGCAACGCGGTCTCCAGAGGGATGCCTTCGACCGTCTCCCCCTTCGGCAGGGAGGCCCTCCGCGGCTTCGGAGTCTTCGTCCCCTTCGGAGGCTTTGCACCCTTCTTCCCGTTCTCCGGCGTCTCGCCGAGTTGCACGTAGGGCCCGAATCTTCCCGTCATGGCGTACACCGTCATCCCCGTCTTCGGGTCGACGCCGACCATTCGAGGACCGGCGCCCTTTGTCGTCAGCAGCGCGAGGGCCTCGTCCAGACCGAAGTCGGCCGGTGCGATGCCGGCCGGCAACGACGCGGTGTTCCCCTCCCCACCGTCTCCCCGCTGGACGTACGGTCCATAGAGGCCGGCCTTGACGACGATCGGCTCCCCCGTCGCCGGATCCTCGCCGACCGGATACGACGGATAGTCGCCCCACCGGTCATTTCCCTTCTCGACCATGTTTTTCAGACCGAGCCATTCCTGCCCATCCCCGAAATAGAACTCCCGGAGGAACGCAAGGCGTTCCAGGTCGCCGTTGGAGATGAGGTCGAGTTTCTCCTCGATGCGCCCGGTGAAGTCCAGTTCGACCAGCGTCCGGAAATGCTCCTTCAGGAACATCGTGACGACGAAGGCCGTGAACGTCGGTACAAGCGCCTTCCCCTGCCGCCATACATACCCCCGTTCCAGGATGGTCTTGATGATCGACGCGTAGGTGGACGGGCGCCCGATGCCGTCCTCCTCCAGCCGCTTGACGAGCGACGCGTCGGTGTACCGGGGAGGAGGAGTCGTCTCGTGCGATTTCGGCGAAAGGTCAAGCAACGACAGCGCCGCGCCGCCGCCCGGCAGGGATACACGGTCCCCCACCGTGCACGCCGGAAGCAACGTCTCCTTGTCCCCCAGGTCGGCCGCAGGATCGTCGCTCCCCTCCACGTAGGCGCGAAGGTATCCCGGGAATTGAATGACCTTGCCGGAAGCGGTGAAGACGCAGGGGGCGCCGCCCTCTCCGGCCGCCGTGATCTCGACCGTCGTGCGCAGCAGCTTCGCGTCGACCATCTGGGACGCCACCGCCCGCTTCCAGATCAGTTCGTACACCCTGGCTTCGTCCCCATGAAAGCGACTTCCGTTCTTGTCGGGCGCCAGGGAGAAATCCGTCGGCCGGATCGCCTCGTGCGCTTCCTGCGCGTTCTTGACCTTTTTCTGATAGCGTCGCGCACCGCCGTAATACGCGTCCCCGTACATCCCGCGGATCGTGCGGCCCGCCTCCTGCAGCGCCTTGTCCGACAGGGTCGTCGAGTCGGTCCGATGATAGGAGATCGCGCCGGAATCGAACAGTTTCTGCGCCGCCGACATCGTCCGGTCGGCGGAGAACCCGAGCTTCCGGTTGGCTTCCTGCTGCAGCGTCGAGGTGATGAACGGCGGAGCCGGGTGCTGCGTCACGGGCTTTTCCTCCACCCCCGTGACCTCCCAGGGAATCGAGTCCCGCAACGTTTCCGCCAGCGCCGCGGAGCTCGCCCCGTCGAGCACCCTCACGGTGCTGTTCCCGGGCTTCCCCGTGGCGGCATCGAAATCCTTGCCGACGGCGACACGCTTCCCTTCCACCCGAACGAGCGTCGCCGTGAACTCGCGCCCTTCCCCGCTCAACGTCGCCTCAAGGTTCCAGAACCCGGCTTTCCGGAAAACTTTCCGCTCCTCCTCCCGCTCGACGACCAACCGCACCGCGACGCTCTGCACGCGGCCCGCGCTCAGTTTCGGCGCAACCCGTTTCCAAAGCACCGGCGACACCTTGTATCCGAACATGCGATCGAGAATCCGTCGACTTTCCTGCGCATCCACGAGGTTGCGATCGAGCTCCCGGGAATGTGCGATCGCGTCGCGAACCGCCTCTTCCGTGATCTCGTGAAAAACGATGCGGTGGACGGGCACCTTCGGCTTCAACAGTTCGAGGAGATGCCAACTGATGGACTCTCCCTCCCGGTCCGGATCGGTCGCAAGGAGAACTTCCGACGCGTCCTTCAGGGCGGCCTTCATGTCACGGATGGTACCCCTGCGGTCCGGCGAGACGACGTAATGCGGCTGGAAATCGTGTTCGACGTCCACCGCCATCGAACCCCATGCCTCGCCTTTAATCGCTTTCGGCACCTCGCTGGCGTTGTTCGGAAGGTCGCGAACATGGCCAACGCTCGCCATGATGCGATACCGGTTTCCCAGGAAACCGGAGAGGGTCC encodes:
- the topA gene encoding type I DNA topoisomerase, whose translation is MPTPLLIVESPAKARTLSGFLGNRYRIMASVGHVRDLPNNASEVPKAIKGEAWGSMAVDVEHDFQPHYVVSPDRRGTIRDMKAALKDASEVLLATDPDREGESISWHLLELLKPKVPVHRIVFHEITEEAVRDAIAHSRELDRNLVDAQESRRILDRMFGYKVSPVLWKRVAPKLSAGRVQSVAVRLVVEREEERKVFRKAGFWNLEATLSGEGREFTATLVRVEGKRVAVGKDFDAATGKPGNSTVRVLDGASSAALAETLRDSIPWEVTGVEEKPVTQHPAPPFITSTLQQEANRKLGFSADRTMSAAQKLFDSGAISYHRTDSTTLSDKALQEAGRTIRGMYGDAYYGGARRYQKKVKNAQEAHEAIRPTDFSLAPDKNGSRFHGDEARVYELIWKRAVASQMVDAKLLRTTVEITAAGEGGAPCVFTASGKVIQFPGYLRAYVEGSDDPAADLGDKETLLPACTVGDRVSLPGGGAALSLLDLSPKSHETTPPPRYTDASLVKRLEEDGIGRPSTYASIIKTILERGYVWRQGKALVPTFTAFVVTMFLKEHFRTLVELDFTGRIEEKLDLISNGDLERLAFLREFYFGDGQEWLGLKNMVEKGNDRWGDYPSYPVGEDPATGEPIVVKAGLYGPYVQRGDGGEGNTASLPAGIAPADFGLDEALALLTTKGAGPRMVGVDPKTGMTVYAMTGRFGPYVQLGETPENGKKGAKPPKGTKTPKPRRASLPKGETVEGIPLETALRLLSLPRQIGLHPDDAVPVESNFGRFGPYVKHGDDFRSLESEERVFAITLDEAVELLRQPKRARKRPFGAAKAAPLKELGTNPAGVVIKVFDGRYGPYITDGAVNATVPKGVALESITLESALELLSEKAAKGPSKRPAKR